A portion of the Musa acuminata AAA Group cultivar baxijiao chromosome BXJ1-1, Cavendish_Baxijiao_AAA, whole genome shotgun sequence genome contains these proteins:
- the LOC135679158 gene encoding leucine-rich repeat extensin-like protein 3, with protein MLCKLFGSTKCILLFFLALFLRPPTSASWDNSQPECPYPCLPPPTSVTNCPPPPPAAPATPTAGYPPPPPGTPGYWNYPPPSPQGYYPYLSTPPPPNPILPWFPWYYYKSPPSASVAPPLEKYSLRKIVISMLGMMMCLVFI; from the coding sequence ATGTTGTGCAAGCTCTTCGGTTCTACCAAATGCATTCTGCTCTTCTTCCTCGCTCTATTCCTGAGACCTCCGACGTCAGCCTCGTGGGACAATTCCCAGCCGGAATGCCCCTACCCGTGCCTGCCGCCACCGACATCAGTGACTAACTGCCCTCCACCGCCGCCGGCAGCCCCGGCAACGCCGACAGCAGGCTACCCGCCTCCACCACCGGGCACGCCGGGATACTGGAACTACCCTCCGCCGTCGCCGCAGGGATATTACCCTTACCTCTCTACACCGCCCCCTCCTAATCCAATCTTGCCATGGTTCCCTTGGTACTACTACAAGTCGCCGCCGTCGGCTTCGGTGGCTCCTCCTCTCGAGAAATATTCTCTCAGAAAGATCGTCATCAGCATGCTAGGAATGATGATGTGCTTAGTTTTTATTTAG
- the LOC103992303 gene encoding U-box domain-containing protein 4-like — MASSEIGLACALGGGGWDAEVTSIMERIRSADVGNRIQAAREIRRLTKTSPRHRRQLSGAVGPLVSMLQSDSLESGDAAILALLNLAVRDESNKIKIVEAGALDPLIHFLQSTNSSLQEYATAALLTLSASSINKPTISASDAIPLLVRILRDGNQQAKIDAVMALCNLSTIPENLIVILPLQPIPSLICLLKSCKKSSRTAERCSALLESLASFDEGRTALTAAEGGVLTVVQVLEEGSLRSREHAVGTLLTMCESDHCRYRELILKEGAIPGLLELTVQGTPKSQVKARSLLQLLRSSRHERAELQADALDSIVCNIVSNIDGDDQAGKAKKMLAEMVQNSMEQSLRHLQQRAFVVRSE, encoded by the exons ATGGCGTCATCGGAGATCGGGCTCGCATGCGCGCTGGGCGGCGGAGGATGGGATGCGGAGGTGACGTCCATCATGGAGCGGATTCGGTCGGCGGACGTGGGTAACAGGATCCAGGCGGCGAGGGAGATCCGGCGGCTGACGAAGACATCGCCCAGGCACCGGAGGCAGCTCTCTGGGGCCGTGGGCCCCCTCGTATCGATGCTTCAGTCGGACAGCCTTGAGTCCGGGGACGCCGCTATCCTCGCTCTCCTGAATCTTGCCGTCAGGGACGAAAG CAATAAAATCAAGATAGTGGAAGCTGGTGCACTCGATCCCCTCATTCATTTCTTGCAATCGACAAATTCTAGCCTCCAAGAATATGCCACTGCAGCTCTCCTTACCCTCTCCGCTTCATCCATCAACAAGCCTACCATCAGCGCCTCTGATGCCATCCCCCTCCTCGTCAGAATCCTCAGAGATGGAAACCAACAAGCCAAGATCGACGCTGTCATGGCTCTTTGCAATCTTTCCACAATCCCAGAGAACCTTATTGTCATCCTGCCACTCCAACCCATTCCTTCTCTGATATGTTTGCTGAAGAGCTGCAAGAAGTCGTCCAGAACAGCCGAAAGGTGCAGCGCCCTCTTGGAATCACTGGCGAGCTTCGACGAAGGACGGACTGCTTTGACAGCTGCAGAGGGCGGAGTGCTGACAGTGGTGCAGGTACTCGAAGAAGGGTCGCTCCGCAGTAGAGAGCATGCCGTGGGAACCCTGCTGACGATGTGCGAGAGTGATCACTGTAGATACAGAGAACTCATTCTCAAAGAAGGTGCCATTCCCGGTCTGCTCGAGCTCACCGTTCAGGGGACTCCAAAGTCTCAGGTGAAAGCTCGGTCGCTGCTTCAGCTGCTGAGAAGCTCTCGCCACGAGAGGGCCGAGTTACAAGCAGACGCTCTTGACAGCATCGTTTGTAACATCGTCTCCAATATTGACGGTGATGATCAGGCAGGGAAGGCAAAGAAGATGTTGGCCGAGATGGTTCAGAACAGCATGGAGCAGAGCTTGAGGCATTTACAGCAGAGGGCTTTTGTTGTGCGCTCCGAATGA
- the LOC135672924 gene encoding uncharacterized protein LOC135672924, with protein sequence MSRREPKGKKASDTEVISWKQKKDLADMEEMAVGKQLEELIAWTAMIEAMSDEQLKDYVLNRPESLRSVKTGKNAPGKKQGRRSGTSCSPSQGLMATVWKYHKEDDDEASIS encoded by the exons ATGTCCCGGAGAGAACCGAAAGGGAAGAAGGCCTCAGACACGGAAGTCATTTCGTGGAAGCAGAAAAAAGACCTCGCAGACATGGAAGAGATGGCCGTCGGAAAACAACTAGAGGAGCTCATTGCATGG ACTGCCATGATAGAAGCCATGAGCGATGAACAACTCAAGGACTACGTTCTTAATCGGCCGGAAAGCTTACGGAGTGTCAAGACCGGAAAGAACGCCCCAGGGAAGAAG CAGGGGAGAAGGAGTGGGACATCCTGTTCTCCCTCTCAGGGGCTTATGGCTACGGTGTGGAAATATCACAAGGAAGACGATGATGAAGCATCTATATCATAG
- the LOC103992294 gene encoding alpha-1,3-arabinosyltransferase XAT3 — MKSVRTYPRAEPRRTGNAFIVASMLLSLCILSFVKARYCSAPYAKSQASTDIEMNMEAIRMVTARSADHALKGIGDEEGSTVSMGKASEEKAVADSKKPICSETSRRSNVCEAEGDIRVKGSSQTIFLHPSLTSQEWKIKPYARKHDQAAIAHVKEWTIKPFTDQETRPRCTENYTVPAVVFSIGGFTGNLFHDFTDVLVPLFITSYRFGGEVQFVIADAKSWWLSKFSLILKQLSKYEVIDADNDQDAVRCFPRVIAGLSFQKELGVDPSRTPGGFSVVDFKEMLRNAYGLERPRAEPSGDEWDLRRKPRLLIISRKSSRVFLNERGMADMAMSLGFDVRIAEPEITTDLGKFARLVNSADVMIGVHGAGLTNMVFLPAGAVFIQVVPMGNLEWLARDTFQTPSPEMQLKYLDYRIQADESTLSDQYPKDDPVFTDPQSIHKKGWHELSRVYLDNQNVKPHLGRLRLTLLEALKFLPHTRTTTAR, encoded by the exons atgaAGTCCGTCAGGACTTACCCCAGGGCTGAGCCCAGGAGAACAGGGAACGCCTTCATCGTAGCATCCATGCTTCTTTCTCTCTGCATCCTCTCCTTCGTCAAGGCCCGCTATTGTTCGGCTCCATACG CCAAGTCGCAGGCGTCTACGGATATAGAAATGAACATGGAAGCTATAAGGATGGTGACAGCCAGGAGTGCCGACCATGCTCTAAAAG GGATCGGTGATGAAGAAGGTAGCACGGTGTCAATGGGCAAGGCGAGTGAAGAGAAAGCTGTTGCGGACTCGAAGAAACCCATCTGCTCCGAAACAAGCCGGAGATCGAATGTTTGTGAAGCAGAAGGTGATATAAGGGTGAAAGGAAGCTCTCAGACCATCTTCTTACACCCTTCCTTGACtagccaagaatggaagatcaaaCCTTACGCCCGAAAGCACGACCAGGCCGCCATTGCCCATGTAAAGGAATGGACAATTAAGCCGTTCACAGATCAGGAAACACGCCCAAGATGCACCGAGAATTATACGGTGCCGGCGGTGGTCTTCTCGATCGGCGGGTTCACGGGGAACCTCTTCCACGACTTCACCGACGTGCTAGTCCCTCTGTTCATCACCTCCTACCGGTTCGGTGGCGAGGTTCAGTTCGTCATCGCCGACGCGAAATCCTGGTGGCTGAGCAAGTTCAGCTTGATTCTGAAGCAGCTGTCCAAGTACGAGGTCATCGACGCCGACAACGACCAGGACGCGGTGCGGTGCTTCCCGCGAGTGATCGCGGGCCTGAGCTTCCAGAAGGAACTCGGCGTCGACCCCTCGAGGACTCCCGGCGGGTTCTCCGTGGTGGACTTCAAGGAGATGCTGAGGAACGCGTACGGACTGGAGAGGCCGAGGGCGGAGCCGTCGGGGGACGAATGGGACTTGAGGAGGAAGCCCCGGCTGTTGATCATATCCCGGAAGAGCTCCCGAGTGTTCTTGAACGAGAGGGGGATGGCAGACATGGCCATGAGCCTGGGCTTCGACGTGAGGATCGCCGAGCCGGAGATAACCACCGACCTGGGGAAGTTCGCGAGGCTGGTGAACTCCGCCGACGTGATGATCGGAGTCCACGGCGCCGGGCTGACCAACATGGTCTTCCTCCCCGCAGGAGCCGTGTTCATCCAGGTGGTTCCCATGGGCAACCTGGAGTGGCTGGCAAGAGACACCTTCCAGACGCCATCACCGGAGATGCAACTCAAGTATTTGGACTACCGCATCCAAGCGGATGAGAGCACGCTGAGCGATCAGTACCCCAAGGATGACCCCGTGTTCACGGATCCTCAGTCGATCCACAAGAAAGGGTGGCATGAGCTGAGCAGAGTATACTTGGACAACCAAAACGTGAAGCCTCATCTGGGAAGGCTGAGGCTAACATTGTTGGAAGCTCTCAAGTTCCTGCCTCACACCCGGACGACGACCGCTCGGTGA